In Natronomonas halophila, one DNA window encodes the following:
- a CDS encoding FAD-dependent oxidoreductase: MVEREHYEAVVVGCGPGGAAAAARLADAGVETLVLERGVEAGSKNVSGGLIYGEESAPYTIDDLFPDFREEATDRPVTEYHLHNIAGSKVKSFDITPLHEHDTEWSDAVLRRHMDSWLAERVHERTRETGGGLLTEVRVNGLLREGGEIVGVTCDEVDPITADIIIAADGVNSELARDAGLMDWEEPEEWFQGVKAVVDMPAEEIEDRFEIGPDDGAAHLFSGDLFEGVRGGGFLYTNDDSLSIGTVFHLDSLAAERAEPHQLLDALLTHPLLGQWFGEGYDEREYAAKLVPDSKKVAHTSPHRDRLCLVGDAAGQMQAQGPIIKGMNHAVTAGALAAEAFVEARGRNEPHAAGDYYEKKLKDSGTMKKLRPPQYKAASAFGEHDAVTGLTDAVIDSPVGKLGLKAFDKAGLLERLYSSPFMAEAIPDTRTPYVTLPTVIAETLGDHVAETNDVEPPDLADRIGGLTYNTDVGNPHIELLDESYEASGVAVTACPVSAKDFGGGCYREEEVQRNGSEETVVSLDTQPCVECGTCAIVADTDWDHPRGGKGVEFKDG; the protein is encoded by the coding sequence ATGGTGGAACGTGAACATTACGAAGCGGTCGTCGTCGGCTGTGGCCCCGGTGGCGCAGCGGCGGCGGCCCGACTGGCCGACGCAGGTGTCGAAACGCTGGTCCTCGAACGCGGTGTCGAGGCCGGCTCGAAGAACGTCTCCGGCGGACTCATCTACGGCGAGGAGTCCGCACCCTACACTATCGACGACCTCTTTCCGGACTTTCGGGAGGAGGCCACCGACCGCCCGGTGACGGAGTACCACCTCCACAACATCGCGGGGTCGAAGGTCAAATCCTTCGACATCACGCCGCTGCACGAGCACGACACGGAGTGGTCCGACGCCGTATTGCGCCGCCACATGGATTCGTGGCTGGCCGAACGGGTCCACGAACGCACCCGAGAGACCGGCGGCGGCCTCCTGACCGAAGTGCGAGTCAACGGTCTGCTGCGTGAGGGCGGCGAAATCGTCGGCGTCACCTGCGACGAAGTCGACCCGATAACGGCCGACATCATCATCGCCGCCGACGGCGTCAACTCCGAATTGGCCCGCGATGCCGGCCTGATGGACTGGGAGGAACCCGAAGAGTGGTTCCAGGGCGTCAAAGCCGTCGTCGATATGCCGGCAGAGGAAATCGAAGACCGGTTCGAAATCGGCCCCGACGACGGGGCGGCCCACCTCTTTTCGGGCGACCTCTTCGAGGGCGTCCGCGGGGGTGGCTTCCTTTATACGAACGACGACTCGCTGTCCATCGGGACCGTATTCCACCTCGACAGCCTCGCCGCCGAGCGCGCGGAACCCCACCAACTGCTCGATGCACTGTTGACCCATCCGCTACTGGGCCAGTGGTTCGGCGAGGGCTACGACGAACGCGAGTACGCCGCGAAACTGGTGCCGGACTCCAAGAAAGTGGCCCACACCTCGCCCCACAGGGACCGACTCTGTCTGGTCGGCGACGCCGCCGGCCAGATGCAGGCACAGGGGCCGATAATCAAGGGTATGAACCACGCGGTGACGGCGGGCGCACTCGCCGCAGAGGCGTTCGTCGAGGCCCGAGGCCGCAACGAACCCCACGCGGCGGGTGACTACTACGAGAAGAAACTGAAGGACTCGGGCACGATGAAGAAACTGCGGCCGCCGCAGTATAAAGCCGCCAGCGCGTTCGGCGAACACGACGCGGTGACGGGACTTACCGATGCCGTCATCGACTCGCCGGTCGGCAAACTCGGCCTCAAGGCCTTCGACAAGGCCGGCCTGCTCGAACGGCTCTACAGTTCGCCGTTCATGGCCGAGGCGATTCCGGACACGCGGACGCCCTACGTCACCCTGCCAACGGTCATCGCCGAGACGCTGGGCGACCACGTCGCGGAGACCAACGACGTCGAACCGCCGGACCTCGCGGACCGAATCGGCGGGTTGACCTACAACACCGACGTGGGCAACCCCCACATCGAACTGCTCGACGAGAGTTACGAGGCCAGCGGCGTCGCCGTGACGGCCTGTCCGGTCAGCGCGAAGGACTTCGGCGGCGGCTGTTACCGCGAGGAGGAGGTCCAGCGCAACGGCAGCGAGGAGACCGTCGTCAGCCTCGACACCCAACCGTGTGTCGAATGCGGTACCTGCGCCATCGTGGCCGATACCGACTGGGACCATCCGCGCGGTGGCAAAGGCGTCGAGTTCAAGGACGGATGA